Proteins encoded together in one Candidatus Sulfotelmatobacter sp. window:
- the thrB gene encoding homoserine kinase, giving the protein MLPATSANLGPAFDAAALAMDFYIKIDARPADEFSVVADGRDREICGQLQEHLILNTSREVLRGAGKTIPPLSVRIENDIPIGKGCGSSAAARLAGIAMAVHFGRLRWTDAQIVGEASRREHHPDNASACWMGGLTVARMSGEAEAQVACIRPKGKWPLLLAVPEQALSTEEARRVLPAQYSRADAVTNVQNSMLLLAAFTQGRPDLLASALEDRIHQPYRAALCPLLPCLLELRGKDGILGAVLSGAGPSVLIFLDPRASLAKARRLVADHLVRNRVSAELIPTSISGRGARAAFAQS; this is encoded by the coding sequence GTGCTGCCGGCTACGTCCGCCAATCTTGGGCCGGCATTCGACGCCGCTGCGCTCGCGATGGACTTTTACATCAAGATCGACGCGCGCCCCGCGGACGAATTTTCTGTCGTCGCCGATGGCCGGGATCGCGAAATTTGCGGACAACTTCAGGAACATCTCATTCTGAATACCTCCCGCGAAGTACTGAGGGGTGCGGGAAAGACCATTCCGCCGCTGTCTGTGCGAATTGAGAATGACATTCCGATCGGCAAGGGCTGCGGTTCCTCGGCGGCGGCCCGGTTGGCAGGCATTGCGATGGCGGTACACTTCGGCCGCCTACGCTGGACTGACGCGCAGATTGTCGGCGAAGCGTCGCGTCGGGAGCACCATCCAGACAATGCCTCGGCGTGCTGGATGGGTGGCCTCACGGTCGCTCGTATGTCGGGAGAAGCCGAAGCGCAGGTCGCGTGCATCCGCCCGAAAGGGAAGTGGCCACTGCTGCTGGCGGTGCCGGAGCAGGCGCTGTCGACCGAAGAGGCGCGCCGCGTTCTGCCCGCACAATACTCGCGAGCCGATGCCGTCACAAATGTGCAGAATTCCATGCTCCTGCTTGCGGCCTTCACGCAAGGGCGTCCCGATCTGCTCGCTTCTGCTCTTGAAGACCGTATCCATCAACCTTACCGCGCTGCTCTGTGTCCTTTGCTGCCCTGCCTGCTGGAGTTAAGAGGAAAGGACGGAATTCTCGGAGCAGTGCTGAGCGGCGCAGGCCCTTCGGTTTTGATCTTTCTTGATCCGCGCGCGTCCCTGGCGAAAGCGCGCAGGCTTGTTGCCGATCATCTCGTGCGCAATCGAGTCTCCGCCGAATTGATTCCCACTTCGATCTCTGGGCGCGGGGCGCGTGCTGCGTTCGCACAGTCCTGA
- the thrC gene encoding threonine synthase → MPVPSTSAPGVRQSAFRFRCIACGKLSDKAAQNFRCAQCGDLLEITYPEWKDAGLAADNLKAIWRQRRPSQATIDQSGVWRFRELLPALESDEQAITLREGNTPLYELPRCSRITGVPRLLAKHQGLNPTGSFKDTGMTVAATFARMAGFRWVACASTGNTSASLAAYAARGGMRSLVLVPEGKISWSKLSQALDYGAVTCQLRTDFDGCLRLLQELVLRAPVYQLNSINPFRLEGQKTLALELLEQLGWQVPEHIIVPGGNLGNSSAIGKALVEMRDLGLIPRLPKLSIIQAEGANALVRTMREAAGKRLVGVQAETRATAIRIGNPASWKKAVHALEAAGGACEEVSEIEIAQAKAEIGAEGIGCEPASAVTLAGLKNLIKQGFVKKDETVVLILTGNLLKDPDYTIEFHRGELFKGSSGESANSAMSELRRPPVVLDATLDAVMRALEQAEKS, encoded by the coding sequence ATGCCTGTACCTTCCACTTCTGCTCCGGGCGTGCGGCAGTCGGCTTTTCGCTTCCGATGCATCGCCTGCGGCAAGTTGAGTGATAAGGCTGCACAGAATTTCCGTTGTGCTCAATGCGGCGATCTGCTGGAAATCACGTATCCAGAGTGGAAAGATGCAGGGTTGGCGGCGGATAATCTTAAAGCTATATGGCGCCAGCGCCGACCCTCGCAGGCTACGATCGATCAGAGCGGCGTGTGGCGCTTTCGCGAACTGCTGCCCGCACTGGAGAGCGACGAGCAAGCGATCACACTGCGCGAGGGCAATACGCCCCTGTACGAACTTCCACGGTGCTCCCGTATCACAGGCGTACCGCGCCTGTTGGCGAAGCATCAGGGACTGAATCCTACCGGCTCTTTTAAGGACACGGGGATGACGGTTGCCGCTACCTTCGCGCGGATGGCGGGATTTCGCTGGGTGGCCTGCGCGTCCACCGGCAACACGTCGGCATCCTTGGCCGCTTACGCTGCTCGGGGAGGAATGCGCAGTCTGGTTCTGGTGCCGGAAGGAAAAATATCCTGGAGCAAACTCTCTCAGGCGCTCGATTACGGAGCCGTCACTTGCCAGTTGCGCACGGATTTCGACGGCTGCCTGCGCCTGTTGCAGGAACTCGTGCTGCGCGCGCCCGTCTACCAGTTGAATTCAATCAATCCTTTTCGTCTGGAGGGGCAGAAGACACTTGCCCTCGAATTGCTCGAACAGCTCGGGTGGCAAGTGCCCGAACACATCATCGTACCCGGCGGTAACCTGGGGAATAGCTCAGCAATCGGCAAGGCGCTTGTAGAGATGCGCGACTTGGGATTGATTCCTCGCTTGCCGAAGTTGTCCATTATTCAAGCCGAGGGCGCCAACGCGCTGGTGCGGACGATGCGCGAAGCTGCGGGAAAGCGACTAGTCGGCGTGCAGGCCGAGACCCGCGCCACCGCCATTCGCATTGGAAATCCCGCATCATGGAAGAAGGCGGTTCACGCTCTCGAAGCCGCTGGCGGTGCCTGCGAAGAGGTAAGTGAAATCGAGATTGCACAGGCCAAGGCAGAAATCGGCGCCGAAGGGATTGGGTGCGAACCGGCGTCGGCAGTCACGCTCGCCGGATTGAAGAATTTGATCAAGCAGGGGTTTGTGAAGAAGGACGAAACTGTGGTGCTTATTCTGACGGGGAATCTCTTGAAGGATCCCGATTACACGATTGAATTTCATCGCGGGGAGTTGTTCAAGGGAAGTTCCGGCGAAAGCGCTAATTCTGCGATGAGCGAACTTCGTCGTCCGCCTGTCGTTTTGGATGCCACGCTGGACGCGGTGATGCGTGCGCTGGAGCAGGCTGAAAAATCTTGA
- a CDS encoding cupin domain-containing protein, whose amino-acid sequence MAKKSKSKLKSQSKSKLKSTTTKSKAASKTKNRTRAERVFAKHGAVTAELQYIPWHTIPLEELNPLLQRQFVVGQEIMVARVLLKKGCIVPEHSHHNEQLTYILDGALKFWIDGKEIVVHAGEVLCIPAHMPHKAEAMEDTVDLDVFNPPRADWINKTDQYLREPK is encoded by the coding sequence ATGGCCAAGAAATCGAAATCCAAATTGAAATCGCAATCGAAATCCAAGTTAAAATCAACGACGACGAAATCCAAAGCAGCGTCGAAGACGAAAAATCGCACCCGCGCCGAGCGCGTTTTCGCCAAGCATGGAGCCGTTACCGCGGAACTGCAATACATCCCGTGGCACACCATTCCACTCGAAGAGCTGAACCCGCTGCTGCAACGGCAATTTGTGGTGGGGCAGGAAATTATGGTGGCGCGCGTTCTATTGAAGAAAGGATGCATCGTGCCCGAGCACAGCCACCACAACGAGCAACTCACCTACATCCTCGACGGCGCACTTAAGTTCTGGATCGACGGTAAAGAGATCGTGGTGCATGCCGGCGAGGTGCTCTGCATTCCAGCCCACATGCCGCACAAGGCCGAGGCGATGGAAGACACGGTCGACCTCGATGTGTTCAATCCGCCGCGTGCGGATTGGATCAACAAGACGGACCAGTATCTGCGGGAGCCGAAATAA
- a CDS encoding pyridoxal phosphate-dependent aminotransferase — protein sequence MSVMSGEGALSVFARAKELEAQGRSIIHLELGEPDFHPGKSVIESAAKALAEGKDRYCAVAGIAALREEIAQYLGRTRNISVSQEKIVIAPGCKIALFFAMMALLEPGDEVLYPDPGFPGYSSIALGLGAVSVPFSLSPRNRFQPDLAEVASKITPRTRMLITNSPGNPTGTVYTDAVQRGLAELAVKHDLWVLSDEIYARIIYDGEYLSMLRYPGMLERTLIIDGFSKSFAMTGWRLGYTVAPAEVVPALLMLAVNTYTCVAEFTQYAAIDALRDREGNTEHMVGEFTRRRQQFVRELNRVPGFRCLAPEGAFYAWVEIAGTGMSAEDLCRILLEEAGVAAIPGAAFGAAGKEFIRFSFASSMAVLHEAVERIVKVSTVWQRTVTAPGAVYSEK from the coding sequence ATGTCGGTTATGAGTGGAGAGGGCGCGCTCTCAGTATTCGCGCGTGCCAAAGAACTCGAGGCCCAGGGCCGTTCCATTATCCATCTCGAATTAGGCGAGCCCGATTTTCATCCGGGCAAGTCGGTGATTGAGTCGGCGGCGAAGGCGCTGGCGGAGGGCAAAGACCGCTATTGCGCCGTGGCTGGTATCGCCGCGCTGCGCGAGGAAATTGCTCAGTACCTTGGGCGCACGCGCAACATTTCAGTGTCGCAGGAAAAGATCGTGATCGCGCCGGGATGCAAGATCGCGCTCTTCTTCGCCATGATGGCGCTGCTTGAGCCGGGGGACGAAGTGCTTTATCCCGATCCCGGATTTCCTGGATATTCCTCGATCGCGCTGGGGCTGGGCGCGGTTTCGGTGCCATTTTCGCTATCCCCGCGCAATCGTTTTCAGCCAGACCTGGCGGAAGTCGCATCGAAAATCACGCCGCGTACGCGCATGCTGATCACGAATTCGCCGGGCAATCCGACGGGCACGGTGTATACCGATGCAGTGCAAAGGGGCTTGGCCGAACTCGCGGTCAAGCATGACCTGTGGGTGCTGTCCGATGAAATTTATGCGCGCATTATTTACGACGGCGAATACCTCTCGATGCTGCGCTATCCGGGCATGCTCGAGCGCACTCTGATCATTGACGGGTTCTCCAAGAGCTTTGCGATGACGGGTTGGCGTTTGGGCTATACGGTGGCGCCGGCCGAGGTGGTGCCTGCGTTGTTGATGTTGGCGGTGAACACGTATACTTGCGTGGCCGAGTTTACGCAATATGCCGCGATTGACGCGCTGCGCGACCGTGAGGGCAACACCGAGCACATGGTGGGCGAGTTCACGCGGCGCCGCCAACAGTTTGTGCGCGAGTTGAATCGTGTGCCGGGGTTTCGCTGCCTGGCTCCAGAGGGCGCTTTCTATGCCTGGGTCGAGATCGCGGGTACTGGCATGAGCGCGGAAGATCTGTGCCGGATTCTACTGGAAGAAGCCGGCGTCGCAGCCATTCCCGGCGCGGCTTTTGGAGCGGCGGGCAAAGAGTTCATCCGTTTTTCCTTCGCTTCGTCGATGGCGGTGCTGCACGAAGCAGTTGAGCGCATCGTGAAGGTTTCGACGGTATGGCAGAGAACTGTTACCGCGCCGGGAGCGGTTTATTCGGAAAAGTGA